From one Streptomyces chromofuscus genomic stretch:
- a CDS encoding site-2 protease family protein: MDESGGSGQPRRPGTDESERRESGRTAPATDPTRPDPPRPAPPGSTTHPETGTPAPTPPNPADASAPGADGTQQEDEPAGHDGTEKPGGATAEPRDEHCQPSGDGTDRQPAGHVGDDRPHPDRPAPADPHRPAPADLHDPAPPTHPAHRTVAHSGPDKDAAPQRAPEPRGGLLMGRLFGVPVYVAPSWFLVAALITWVFGGQLERVLPELGAARYLVSLFFAVAFYASVLVHELAHTVAALRYKLPVRRIQLQFFGGVSEIEKEAETPGREFVLAFVGPLLSLVLAGLFYLALQPVEPGTVPGVLLAGLMISNLIVAVFNLLPGLPLDGGRMLRAVVWKITGKPMSGTVAAAWVGRALAVSVLIGLPLLTQSGALGRDAVDNVGMDTVMDALLAAILAAIIWTGAGNSLRVARLREHLPELHARTLTRRAVPVQSDTPLSEALRRANAAGARALVVVDAEGNPVSLVREAAIVGVPEHRRPWVAVSGLAQDLTDGMRVSAELAGEDLLEVLRATPATEYLVVEDTGEIYGVLSAADVERAFVKAMARPS; this comes from the coding sequence GTGGACGAGAGCGGCGGGAGCGGGCAGCCGCGGCGGCCGGGCACCGACGAGTCGGAACGGCGCGAGTCAGGGCGGACGGCCCCGGCCACGGACCCCACACGCCCGGACCCGCCCCGTCCGGCACCCCCCGGCTCGACCACACACCCCGAGACCGGAACCCCGGCACCCACACCCCCGAACCCCGCCGACGCGTCCGCCCCCGGGGCGGACGGCACCCAACAGGAAGACGAACCGGCCGGACACGACGGCACGGAGAAGCCGGGCGGCGCAACCGCGGAACCCCGGGACGAGCATTGTCAGCCCTCCGGCGACGGCACCGACCGGCAGCCGGCCGGGCATGTCGGCGACGACCGGCCCCACCCCGACCGGCCCGCTCCGGCCGACCCCCACCGGCCCGCTCCCGCCGACCTCCACGACCCGGCACCCCCCACCCACCCGGCCCACCGCACCGTCGCCCACTCCGGTCCCGACAAGGACGCAGCCCCCCAGCGCGCCCCGGAGCCGCGTGGTGGGCTGTTGATGGGGCGGCTCTTCGGGGTGCCCGTGTACGTGGCCCCCAGCTGGTTCCTCGTCGCCGCGCTGATCACCTGGGTCTTCGGCGGGCAGCTGGAGCGGGTGCTGCCCGAGCTGGGCGCCGCCCGCTACCTGGTCTCCCTCTTCTTCGCCGTCGCCTTCTACGCCTCGGTGCTCGTGCACGAGCTGGCCCACACCGTGGCCGCCCTGCGCTACAAGCTCCCGGTCCGCCGTATTCAGCTCCAGTTCTTCGGCGGGGTCTCCGAGATCGAGAAGGAGGCCGAGACGCCGGGCCGCGAGTTCGTCCTCGCCTTCGTCGGCCCGCTGCTCTCCCTCGTCCTCGCCGGCCTCTTCTACCTCGCCCTGCAGCCGGTCGAGCCCGGCACCGTCCCCGGCGTCCTGCTGGCCGGCCTGATGATCTCCAACCTCATCGTGGCCGTCTTCAACCTCCTGCCCGGCCTCCCCCTGGACGGCGGCCGGATGCTCCGCGCCGTCGTCTGGAAGATCACCGGCAAGCCGATGAGCGGCACGGTCGCCGCCGCCTGGGTCGGCCGCGCCCTCGCCGTCTCCGTCCTGATCGGTCTGCCGCTGCTCACCCAGTCCGGCGCGCTCGGCCGGGACGCCGTGGACAACGTCGGCATGGACACCGTCATGGACGCCCTGCTGGCCGCCATCCTCGCCGCGATCATCTGGACCGGCGCCGGCAACAGCCTGCGCGTCGCCCGGCTGCGCGAGCACCTCCCCGAGCTGCACGCCCGCACGCTGACCCGGCGCGCGGTCCCGGTGCAGAGCGACACCCCCCTCTCGGAGGCCCTGCGCCGCGCCAACGCCGCCGGCGCCCGCGCCCTGGTCGTCGTCGACGCCGAGGGCAACCCCGTGTCCCTGGTCCGCGAGGCCGCCATCGTCGGCGTACCGGAACACCGCCGTCCCTGGGTCGCGGTCAGCGGTCTCGCCCAGGACCTCACCGACGGCATGCGCGTCTCGGCCGAGTTGGCCGGCGAGGACCTCCTGGAGGTGCTCCGGGCCACCCCCGCCACCGAGTACCTGGTGGTCGAGGACACCGGCGAGATCTACGGCGTGCTGTCCGCCGCGGACGTGGAGCGGGCCTTCGTGAAGGCCATGGCCCGGCCTTCGTAG
- a CDS encoding RecB family exonuclease — MDTSTEGAARPDSGGGAEAADPAVMAEPTTETAMAVVTAAAEAAATTTVAEPVVIAPTSLSPSRAGDFMQCPLLYRFRVIDRLPEKPSAAATRGTLVHSVLERLFDAPAAERTPPRAKSLIPGQWQRLREARPEVEELFADDPEGERLAGWLTEAEQLVERWFTLEDPSRLEPAERELFVEAELDSGLRLRGIIDRVDVAPTGEVRIVDYKTGKAPRPEYAEGALFQMKFYALVVWRLKKVVPRRLQLVYLGSGDVLTYDPVLADLERVERKLLALWEAIRQATETGDWRPRPTKLCGWCDHRAHCPEFGGTPPAYPLPVRRSAGTGDARAASERAPESSAAEQGRMGPD, encoded by the coding sequence ATGGACACCAGCACCGAGGGCGCGGCCCGGCCCGACAGCGGCGGCGGGGCCGAGGCGGCGGATCCGGCCGTCATGGCCGAGCCTACGACGGAGACCGCGATGGCGGTGGTGACGGCCGCGGCCGAGGCCGCCGCGACCACCACGGTCGCCGAGCCCGTCGTCATAGCGCCCACCTCGCTCTCCCCCTCGCGTGCCGGCGACTTCATGCAGTGCCCCCTGCTGTACCGGTTCCGGGTGATCGACCGGCTGCCCGAGAAGCCCAGCGCGGCTGCGACCCGCGGCACCCTGGTGCACTCGGTCCTGGAGCGCCTCTTCGACGCGCCCGCCGCGGAGCGCACCCCGCCGCGCGCCAAGTCGCTGATCCCCGGCCAGTGGCAGCGCCTGCGCGAGGCCAGGCCGGAGGTCGAGGAGCTGTTCGCCGACGACCCGGAGGGCGAGCGGCTGGCGGGCTGGCTGACGGAGGCCGAGCAGCTCGTCGAGCGCTGGTTCACGCTGGAGGACCCCAGCCGCCTTGAACCGGCCGAGCGCGAGCTGTTCGTCGAGGCCGAGCTGGACTCGGGGCTGCGGCTGCGCGGGATCATCGACCGGGTCGATGTGGCGCCGACCGGGGAGGTGCGGATCGTCGACTACAAGACGGGCAAGGCACCCCGGCCCGAGTACGCCGAGGGCGCCCTGTTCCAGATGAAGTTCTACGCGCTGGTCGTCTGGCGGCTGAAGAAGGTCGTCCCGCGCCGGCTCCAGCTCGTCTATCTCGGCAGCGGTGACGTGCTGACGTACGACCCGGTCCTCGCCGACCTGGAGCGGGTGGAGCGCAAGCTGCTGGCGCTGTGGGAGGCGATCCGGCAGGCGACCGAGACGGGCGACTGGCGGCCCCGGCCGACCAAGCTGTGCGGCTGGTGCGACCACCGGGCGCACTGCCCGGAGTTCGGCGGCACTCCCCCGGCGTATCCGCTGCCGGTGCGCCGGAGCGCCGGCACCGGGGACGCCCGGGCCGCGTCCGAGAGGGCGCCCGAATCATCCGCGGCCGAGCAGGGCAGAATGGGGCCGGACTAG
- a CDS encoding response regulator produces MAIRVLLVDDQPLLRTGFRMILEAEQDIAVVGEAGDGLQALDQVRALQPDVVLMDIRMPRMDGVEATRQITGPGRDGPAKVLVLTTFDLDEYVVEALRAGASGFLLKDAPANELVQAIRVVAAGEAMLAPSITRRLLDKYATHLPSGEEPVPDTLGTLTEREVEVLKLVARGLSNAEIAADLFVSETTVKTHVGHVLTKLGLRDRVQAAVYAYESGLVRPGAQ; encoded by the coding sequence GTGGCCATCCGCGTCCTACTGGTCGACGACCAGCCGCTGCTGCGTACGGGCTTCCGCATGATCCTGGAGGCCGAGCAGGACATCGCGGTCGTCGGGGAGGCCGGGGACGGCCTGCAGGCACTCGACCAGGTGCGGGCCCTGCAGCCCGACGTGGTGCTGATGGACATCCGCATGCCGCGGATGGACGGCGTGGAGGCGACCCGGCAGATCACCGGCCCCGGCCGGGACGGCCCGGCGAAGGTCCTGGTGCTGACCACCTTCGACCTGGACGAGTACGTGGTGGAGGCGCTCAGGGCCGGCGCCAGCGGCTTCCTGCTGAAGGACGCGCCCGCCAACGAGCTGGTCCAGGCGATCCGCGTGGTCGCGGCCGGCGAGGCGATGCTCGCGCCGAGCATCACGCGCCGCCTGCTCGACAAGTACGCCACGCATCTGCCGTCCGGCGAGGAGCCGGTGCCCGACACCCTGGGCACGCTCACCGAGCGGGAGGTCGAGGTGCTGAAGCTGGTCGCGCGGGGCCTGTCCAACGCGGAGATCGCCGCGGACCTGTTCGTCAGCGAGACCACCGTCAAGACGCACGTGGGGCACGTCCTCACCAAGCTGGGGCTGCGCGACCGGGTGCAGGCCGCGGTCTACGCCTACGAGAGCGGCCTGGTGCGCCCCGGCGCGCAGTGA
- a CDS encoding ABC transporter substrate-binding protein, producing MNMRNQWPVLPIVAGLASGLLTGCGSESGNTGENGSTVVVGMSDDVLATDPASGYDPGSWLLFNNVFQSLLSFPKGGTEPQPELAQGCTFTDASAKVYKCTLKDGLKFSNGDPLTSKDVKYSFDRMLKVDDEAGPAIMFPMLDTVETPDDKTVVFNLKFADATFPSKIASGAGSIVNHREYDADKLRTDGKAVGSGPYKLDSFTENEAVFSVNENYQGTAEVQNAGVTLKFFHGDRGALKKALLAEEVDIAYRGLSATDIADVENAASDSGVKLIEGSSAEVQHLVFNMDDPVAGQLGVRQAIAHLIDRDALIQDVYQGTATPLYSIIPAGIGGHNTAFFDTYGDRPSKAKAEAALRADGITDKVKLTLWSTPSRYGPATDEELQAIAAQLNASGLFAADVKSVAFDQYEKDIANGKYGVYVKGWVPDYPDADNFTAPFFGEGNVLANNYSNDTITGTLIPRTAAQSDRAATDDEYGELQDIVAEELPVLPVWQAKQYAVVREEVYGLEYCLDASTVFRFWEINKG from the coding sequence GTGAACATGCGCAACCAGTGGCCGGTCCTGCCGATCGTGGCCGGTCTGGCCTCCGGCCTGCTGACCGGATGCGGTTCCGAATCCGGTAACACCGGGGAGAACGGCTCCACCGTGGTCGTGGGGATGTCCGACGACGTCCTCGCCACCGACCCGGCGTCCGGTTACGACCCCGGCTCCTGGCTGTTGTTCAACAACGTCTTCCAGTCCCTGCTCAGCTTCCCCAAGGGCGGCACCGAGCCGCAGCCGGAGCTGGCCCAGGGCTGCACCTTCACGGACGCCTCCGCAAAGGTCTACAAGTGCACCCTGAAGGACGGGCTGAAGTTCAGCAACGGTGACCCGCTCACCTCCAAGGACGTCAAGTACTCCTTCGACCGCATGCTGAAGGTCGACGACGAGGCCGGCCCGGCCATCATGTTCCCGATGCTCGACACCGTCGAGACGCCGGACGACAAGACCGTCGTGTTCAACCTGAAGTTCGCCGACGCCACCTTCCCCAGCAAGATCGCCTCCGGCGCCGGCTCCATCGTCAACCACCGCGAGTACGACGCCGACAAGCTCCGCACGGACGGCAAGGCCGTCGGCTCCGGCCCGTACAAGCTCGACTCGTTCACCGAGAACGAGGCCGTCTTCTCGGTCAACGAGAACTACCAGGGCACCGCCGAGGTGCAGAACGCCGGCGTCACCCTGAAGTTCTTCCACGGCGACCGCGGCGCGCTGAAGAAGGCGCTGCTCGCCGAGGAGGTCGACATCGCCTACCGAGGCCTGAGCGCGACCGACATCGCCGACGTCGAGAACGCCGCCTCCGACTCGGGCGTCAAGCTCATCGAGGGCAGCAGCGCCGAGGTGCAGCACCTGGTCTTCAACATGGACGACCCGGTCGCCGGACAGCTCGGCGTCCGCCAGGCCATCGCCCACCTGATCGACCGCGACGCCCTCATCCAGGATGTCTACCAGGGCACCGCCACCCCGCTGTACTCGATCATCCCGGCCGGTATCGGGGGCCACAACACCGCCTTCTTCGACACCTACGGCGACCGCCCCTCCAAGGCCAAGGCGGAGGCCGCGCTGCGCGCCGACGGCATCACCGACAAGGTGAAGCTCACCCTGTGGTCCACCCCGTCCCGCTACGGCCCCGCCACCGACGAGGAGTTGCAGGCCATAGCGGCCCAGCTGAACGCCAGCGGCCTGTTCGCCGCCGACGTGAAGTCCGTCGCCTTCGACCAGTACGAGAAGGACATCGCCAACGGCAAGTACGGCGTCTATGTCAAGGGCTGGGTGCCCGACTACCCGGACGCCGACAACTTCACCGCCCCGTTCTTCGGCGAGGGCAACGTGCTGGCGAACAACTACAGCAACGACACGATCACCGGCACGCTCATCCCGCGCACGGCCGCGCAGAGCGACCGCGCCGCCACCGACGACGAGTACGGCGAGCTGCAGGACATCGTCGCCGAGGAACTCCCCGTGCTGCCGGTGTGGCAGGCCAAGCAGTACGCGGTCGTCCGCGAGGAGGTCTACGGCCTGGAGTACTGCCTCGACGCCTCGACCGTCTTCCGCTTCTGGGAGATCAACAAGGGCTGA
- a CDS encoding ABC transporter substrate-binding protein, protein MNRKTLVLPAVVGLLAPALAACGGSDGSGDGGDAIVVGTTDRFVATKDAPAPLDPAYAYDVGSWNVLRQTVQTLMVQPRGEGDPVPEAAESCGFTDSGNERYACKLRPDLKFSNGDPITAADVKFSVDRALAIQADSGVFALLSTVDTVETKGDNEVIFHLKTADATFPYKLSTPVAGIVNPDNYKKNKLRDGFQVDGSGPYTLQAEEKDGELVKAVFTRNPHYQGALKVNNEKIDMVSYEDADAMGDALDKGDIDVMSRTMTPEQINDLAAADGDVDLVEMPGLEIRYLAFNTDAPTVRSKAVRQAMAQLVNRDELVSAVYGSQAEPLYSLVPASITGHSNAFFNKYGDPSVAKAKALLEDAGVTTPVKLTLHYTTDHYGAATKKEFEQLREQLNGSGLFDVGVEGAPWDTFVPAERSGAYDVFGMGWFPDFPDADSFVAPFLDKDNFLKSPYANSEIRNTLIPESRREADRLAASDSLNQIQDIVAEDVPVLPLWQGKQYVAAHDDITGVAYALNSSSTLQLWELGRGVSG, encoded by the coding sequence ATGAACCGTAAGACCTTGGTGCTGCCTGCCGTGGTCGGTCTGCTGGCGCCCGCGCTCGCAGCCTGCGGCGGGTCGGACGGCAGCGGTGACGGCGGGGACGCGATCGTCGTCGGCACCACGGACCGCTTCGTGGCGACCAAGGACGCCCCGGCGCCCCTCGACCCTGCGTACGCCTACGACGTCGGCTCCTGGAACGTGCTCCGCCAGACCGTGCAGACCCTGATGGTCCAGCCCCGCGGCGAGGGCGACCCGGTCCCCGAGGCCGCCGAGAGCTGCGGCTTCACCGACTCCGGCAACGAGCGCTACGCCTGCAAGCTGCGCCCGGACCTGAAGTTCTCCAACGGCGACCCCATCACCGCGGCCGACGTGAAGTTCTCCGTCGACCGGGCCCTCGCCATCCAGGCGGACAGCGGTGTCTTCGCCCTGCTGTCCACCGTCGACACCGTGGAGACCAAGGGCGACAACGAAGTCATCTTCCACCTCAAGACCGCCGACGCCACCTTCCCGTACAAGCTGTCGACCCCGGTCGCGGGCATCGTGAACCCCGACAACTACAAGAAGAACAAGCTGCGCGACGGCTTCCAGGTGGACGGCTCCGGCCCGTACACCCTGCAGGCGGAGGAGAAGGACGGCGAGCTCGTCAAGGCCGTGTTCACCAGGAACCCTCACTACCAGGGGGCGCTGAAGGTGAACAACGAGAAGATCGACATGGTGTCGTACGAGGACGCCGACGCCATGGGCGACGCCCTCGACAAGGGCGACATCGACGTGATGAGCCGCACCATGACGCCGGAGCAGATCAACGACCTGGCCGCCGCCGACGGCGATGTCGACCTGGTCGAGATGCCCGGCCTGGAGATCCGCTACCTGGCCTTCAACACCGACGCCCCGACGGTGAGGAGCAAGGCCGTACGCCAGGCCATGGCGCAGCTCGTCAACCGCGACGAACTCGTCTCCGCGGTCTACGGCTCCCAGGCGGAACCCCTGTACTCGCTGGTCCCGGCCTCCATCACCGGCCACTCCAACGCGTTCTTCAACAAGTACGGCGACCCCAGCGTCGCCAAGGCCAAGGCCCTGCTCGAGGACGCCGGCGTGACCACCCCGGTGAAGCTCACCCTGCACTACACGACCGACCACTACGGCGCCGCCACCAAGAAGGAGTTCGAGCAGCTGCGCGAGCAGCTCAACGGCAGCGGCCTGTTCGACGTCGGTGTCGAGGGCGCGCCCTGGGACACGTTCGTCCCGGCCGAACGGAGCGGCGCGTACGACGTCTTCGGGATGGGCTGGTTCCCCGACTTCCCGGACGCCGACAGCTTCGTCGCCCCGTTCCTGGACAAGGACAACTTCCTCAAGTCGCCGTACGCCAACAGCGAGATCCGCAACACCCTCATCCCGGAGTCCCGACGCGAGGCCGACCGTCTCGCCGCCTCCGACAGCCTGAACCAGATTCAGGACATCGTGGCCGAGGACGTGCCCGTGCTGCCACTGTGGCAGGGCAAGCAGTACGTGGCCGCGCACGACGACATCACCGGTGTCGCCTACGCGCTGAACTCCTCCTCCACCCTTCAGCTGTGGGAGCTCGGCCGCGGTGTGAGCGGCTGA
- a CDS encoding HAD family hydrolase has translation MTTTVPAIGTRTAEGSALQAVLLDMDGTLVDTEGFWWDVECEVFAGLGHTLDDAWRHVVVGGPMSRSAGFLIEATGADITLAELTVLLNQGFEDRIDRTLPMMPGAARLLAELATHEIPTALVSASHRRIIDRVLGTLGPQHFALTVAGDEVARTKPHPDPYLFAAAGLGADPARCAVVEDTATGVAAAEAAGCHVVAVPSVAPIAPAARRTVVRSLEEVDLAFLRSLLN, from the coding sequence ATGACGACGACGGTTCCCGCAATCGGCACCCGTACGGCCGAAGGCTCCGCCCTGCAGGCCGTGCTCCTCGACATGGACGGCACCCTGGTGGACACCGAGGGGTTCTGGTGGGACGTGGAGTGCGAGGTCTTCGCCGGCCTCGGCCACACCCTCGACGACGCGTGGCGCCATGTCGTGGTGGGCGGCCCGATGAGCCGCAGCGCGGGATTCCTGATCGAGGCCACCGGTGCCGACATCACCCTCGCCGAGCTGACCGTGCTGCTCAACCAGGGGTTCGAGGACCGGATCGACCGGACGCTGCCGATGATGCCGGGAGCCGCCCGGCTGCTGGCCGAGCTCGCCACGCACGAGATCCCGACGGCGCTGGTCTCGGCCTCCCACCGGCGCATCATCGACCGCGTCCTCGGCACCCTCGGGCCGCAGCACTTCGCCCTGACCGTGGCCGGCGACGAGGTCGCCCGGACCAAGCCGCACCCGGACCCCTACCTGTTCGCCGCCGCCGGACTCGGCGCGGATCCGGCCAGATGCGCGGTCGTCGAGGACACCGCCACCGGCGTGGCCGCGGCCGAGGCGGCGGGCTGCCACGTGGTGGCCGTCCCCTCGGTGGCCCCGATCGCCCCGGCCGCCCGGCGCACCGTGGTGCGCTCGCTCGAAGAGGTCGACCTGGCATTTCTGCGCAGTCTGCTGAACTGA
- the metH gene encoding methionine synthase, with the protein MASSPQSPSTDSRTRASALRAALATRVVVADGAMGTMLQAQDPTLEDFENLEGCNEVLNVTRPDIVRSVHAAYFDAGVDCVETNTFGANLSALGEYDIAHRIGELSEAGARIARETADDYARRTGQQRWVLGSMGPGTKLPTLGHTTFAAIRDAYQQNAEGLLAGGADALLVETTQDLLQTKASVVAARRAMETAGYDVPLIVSVTVETTGTMLLGSEIGAALTALEPLGIDMIGLNCATGPAEMSEHLRFLTRHSRVPLSCMPNAGLPVLTAAGAHYPLTAPELADAQENFVRDYGLSLVGGCCGTTPEHLRQVVERVRDLAPAERDPRPEPGAASLYQSVPFRQDTSYLAIGERTNANGSKKFREAMLAGRWDDCVEMAREQIREGAHLLDLCVDYVGRDGVADMEELAGRFATASTLPIVLDSTEVDVIRAGLEKLGGRAVINSVNYEDGDGPGSRFAKVTRLAQEHGAALIALTIDEEGQARTAEKKVEIAERIIDDLTGNWGIREEDILIDCLTFTICTGQEESRRDGIATIEAIRELKRRHPAVQTTLGLSNISFGLNPAARILLNSVFLDECVKAGLDSAIVHASKILPIARFDEEQVNTALDLIHDRRSEGYDPLQKLMALFEGATAKSLKAGKAEELAALPLEERLQRRIIDGERNGLEQDLDEALQDRPALDIVNDTLLEGMKVVGELFGSGQMQLPFVLQSAEVMKAAVAYLEPHMEKTDDEGKGTIVLATVRGDVHDIGKNLVDIILSNNGYNVVNLGIKQPVSAILEAAEEHRADVIGMSGLLVKSTVIMKENLEELNARGLAAGYPVILGGAALTRAYVEQDLHEIYEGEVRYARDAFEGLRLMDALIGVKRGVPGAKLPELRQRRVRAAAVEVEERPEEGHVRSDVATDNPIPEPPFWGTRVVKGIQLKEYASWLDEGALFKGQWGLKQARTGEGPSYEELVETEGRPRLRGLLDRLQTENLLEAAVVYGYFPCVSKDDDLIILDEAGNERTRFTFPRQRRGRRLCLADFFRPEESGETDVVGLQVVTVGSRIGEETARLFASDSYRDYLELHGLSVQLAEALAEYWHARVRGELGFAGEDPGDIEDMFALKYRGARFSLGYGACPDLADRAKIADLLEPERIGVRLSEEFQLHPEQSTDAIVIHHPEAKYFNAR; encoded by the coding sequence ATGGCCTCGTCGCCGCAGTCCCCCTCCACCGACAGCCGGACCCGTGCGTCCGCCCTCCGTGCAGCGCTCGCCACCCGTGTGGTCGTCGCCGACGGAGCGATGGGCACCATGCTCCAGGCGCAGGACCCCACGCTCGAGGACTTCGAGAACCTCGAGGGCTGCAACGAGGTACTGAACGTCACCCGCCCGGACATCGTCCGCTCCGTGCACGCCGCGTACTTCGACGCGGGCGTGGACTGCGTGGAGACGAACACCTTCGGCGCCAACCTCTCCGCCCTCGGCGAGTACGACATCGCCCACCGGATCGGCGAGCTGTCCGAGGCCGGCGCCCGCATCGCGCGCGAGACGGCCGACGACTACGCGCGGCGCACCGGGCAGCAGCGCTGGGTGCTGGGCTCGATGGGCCCCGGCACCAAGCTGCCCACCCTCGGCCACACCACCTTCGCCGCGATCCGTGACGCCTACCAGCAGAACGCGGAGGGCCTGCTCGCCGGCGGCGCCGACGCCCTGCTCGTGGAGACCACGCAGGACCTGCTCCAGACCAAGGCCTCGGTCGTCGCCGCCCGCCGGGCGATGGAGACGGCCGGGTACGACGTACCGCTGATCGTCTCGGTGACCGTCGAGACCACCGGCACCATGCTTCTCGGCTCCGAGATCGGCGCCGCGCTGACCGCGCTGGAGCCGCTCGGCATCGACATGATCGGCCTGAACTGCGCGACCGGCCCGGCCGAGATGAGCGAGCACCTGCGCTTCCTGACCCGCCACTCCCGCGTCCCGCTGTCGTGCATGCCGAACGCCGGTCTGCCCGTGCTGACCGCGGCCGGCGCCCACTACCCGCTGACCGCTCCGGAGCTGGCCGACGCGCAGGAGAACTTCGTCCGCGACTACGGGCTCTCCCTGGTCGGCGGCTGCTGCGGTACGACGCCGGAGCACCTGCGCCAGGTCGTCGAGCGGGTCCGCGACCTCGCCCCGGCCGAGCGCGACCCGCGCCCGGAGCCGGGCGCCGCCTCCCTGTACCAGTCGGTGCCGTTCCGCCAGGACACCTCGTACCTGGCCATCGGCGAGCGCACCAACGCCAACGGATCGAAGAAGTTCCGCGAGGCCATGCTGGCCGGCCGCTGGGACGACTGCGTCGAGATGGCCCGTGAGCAGATCCGCGAGGGCGCGCACCTGCTCGACCTGTGCGTGGACTACGTCGGCCGGGACGGCGTCGCCGACATGGAGGAACTGGCCGGCCGCTTCGCCACCGCCTCCACGCTGCCGATCGTGCTGGACTCCACCGAGGTCGACGTGATCCGCGCCGGGCTGGAGAAGCTCGGCGGCCGCGCGGTGATCAACTCGGTCAACTACGAGGACGGCGACGGACCCGGGTCCCGCTTCGCCAAGGTCACCAGGCTGGCGCAGGAGCACGGCGCCGCGCTGATCGCGCTGACGATCGACGAGGAGGGCCAGGCCCGCACGGCGGAGAAGAAGGTCGAGATCGCCGAACGGATCATCGACGACCTGACCGGCAACTGGGGCATCCGCGAGGAGGACATCCTCATCGACTGCCTCACCTTCACGATCTGCACCGGCCAGGAGGAGTCCCGCCGGGACGGCATCGCCACCATCGAGGCGATCCGCGAGCTCAAGCGCCGTCACCCGGCCGTGCAGACCACGCTGGGCCTGTCGAACATCTCCTTCGGCCTCAACCCGGCCGCCCGCATCCTGCTCAACTCCGTCTTCCTCGACGAGTGCGTCAAGGCGGGCCTGGACTCGGCGATCGTGCACGCGTCCAAGATCCTGCCGATCGCCCGCTTCGACGAGGAGCAGGTGAACACCGCCCTCGACCTGATCCACGACCGCCGCAGCGAGGGCTACGACCCGCTGCAGAAGCTGATGGCGCTGTTCGAGGGCGCCACGGCCAAGTCGCTGAAGGCCGGCAAGGCCGAGGAGCTCGCCGCGCTGCCGCTGGAGGAGCGTCTGCAGCGGCGCATCATCGACGGCGAGCGCAACGGCCTGGAGCAGGACCTCGACGAGGCCCTCCAGGACCGTCCCGCCCTGGACATCGTCAACGACACCCTCCTGGAGGGCATGAAGGTCGTCGGCGAGCTGTTCGGTTCGGGCCAGATGCAGCTGCCGTTCGTGCTCCAGTCCGCCGAGGTGATGAAGGCCGCGGTGGCCTACCTCGAGCCGCACATGGAGAAGACGGACGACGAGGGCAAGGGCACGATCGTGCTGGCCACCGTGCGCGGCGACGTGCACGACATCGGCAAGAACCTCGTCGACATCATCCTGTCCAACAACGGCTACAACGTCGTCAACCTGGGCATCAAGCAGCCGGTCTCCGCGATCCTGGAAGCCGCCGAGGAGCACCGGGCCGACGTCATCGGCATGTCCGGCCTGCTGGTGAAGTCCACGGTGATCATGAAGGAGAACCTGGAGGAGCTCAACGCCCGGGGCCTGGCCGCCGGCTACCCGGTCATCCTCGGCGGCGCCGCGCTCACCAGGGCGTACGTCGAGCAGGACCTGCACGAGATCTACGAGGGCGAGGTCCGCTACGCCCGCGACGCCTTCGAGGGCCTGCGCCTGATGGACGCGCTGATCGGCGTCAAGCGGGGCGTGCCGGGGGCGAAGCTGCCGGAGCTGAGGCAGCGCCGGGTGCGGGCGGCCGCCGTCGAGGTGGAGGAGCGCCCGGAGGAGGGGCACGTCCGCTCCGACGTGGCCACCGACAACCCGATCCCCGAGCCGCCGTTCTGGGGCACCCGGGTCGTCAAGGGCATCCAGCTCAAGGAGTACGCGTCCTGGCTGGACGAGGGCGCGCTGTTCAAGGGCCAGTGGGGTCTGAAGCAGGCCCGCACCGGTGAGGGCCCCTCGTACGAGGAACTGGTCGAGACCGAGGGCAGGCCGCGGCTGCGCGGACTGCTGGACCGGCTCCAGACGGAGAACCTGCTGGAGGCGGCCGTGGTCTACGGCTACTTCCCGTGCGTCTCCAAGGACGACGACCTGATCATCCTCGACGAGGCGGGCAACGAGCGCACCCGCTTCACCTTCCCCCGCCAGCGCCGCGGTCGTCGGCTGTGCCTCGCGGACTTCTTCCGCCCGGAGGAGTCCGGGGAGACGGACGTCGTCGGTCTCCAGGTCGTCACCGTCGGCTCGCGGATCGGCGAGGAGACCGCCCGGCTGTTCGCGTCCGACTCCTACCGCGACTACCTGGAACTGCACGGTCTGTCCGTGCAGTTGGCCGAGGCGCTCGCCGAGTACTGGCACGCGCGCGTGCGCGGCGAACTCGGCTTCGCCGGGGAGGACCCGGGCGACATCGAGGACATGTTCGCGCTGAAGTACCGCGGCGCCCGCTTCTCGCTCGGCTACGGAGCCTGCCCCGACCTTGCGGACCGGGCCAAGATCGCCGACCTCCTGGAGCCGGAGCGGATCGGCGTGCGGCTGTCCGAGGAGTTCCAGCTGCACCCCGAGCAGTCCACCGACGCCATCGTCATCCACCACCCGGAGGCGAAGTACTTCAACGCACGGTGA